In a genomic window of Helianthus annuus cultivar XRQ/B chromosome 10, HanXRQr2.0-SUNRISE, whole genome shotgun sequence:
- the LOC110881324 gene encoding uncharacterized protein LOC110881324 → MVMDKQVSINIHLDKIASLKKELELLRIETERVDKKLISYLSSSYVIDQKVPQQSFQNVPPPMWNHYTQKYPDGVEEAFNLKLRIEENYSDSEDDRNFLDKCIPKSDKVLDDDSIIVVYTMTGTDKLYTDFEYPIQNANLENVEKVFKLVEIDISEVNNNSFLSKPKKSFVKQQPANKSGKKNEWVGNNGNNKRHGNDYKKKSVGFEKQMAKKQVKPKEKLSEVFVAGNNTEVEKDYIFSKQAIDDFIAAKKIRDETNRSTFVEYDKRIYYRCNEIGYMTKQCVKKMIKPVFHKPKPKISRDVKGKSPMTSKVYPKTKTSQSQSWVEKPKQSFVTTDEKIEFELEKLIEEFQPIKEGALKSKSEPDVPNVVFNIPKLDKGLPRSIISKWIMDSGASRHMTGMLALLYDVKSINGCYVGFAGTQGGRIVDEGILTNGVISFDKVNYIAELENNLLSISQICDKSFTVHFTKDECLILKPRFKIPEEMVLMRAPRENDLYVLDMSVATTTDKKEQCFVSKTKATEKESIMWHRKMGHIHLRKMNFLVHNDLVEGVNLKSFHLNDDCIECKKGK, encoded by the exons ATGGTCATGGATAAGCAAGTGTCGATTAACATCCATCTGGACAAAATTGCATCTCTAAAGAAGGAACTTGAACTATTGCGCATTGAGACAGAAAGAGTCGACAAAAAGTTGATCAGTTATCTTTCATCCTCATATGTGATTGATCAGAAAGTTCCTCAACAAAGCTTTCAaaatgttccacccccaatgtggaatcattatactcaGAAATATCCAGACGGGGTAGAGGAGGCATTTAATCTCAAACTGAGAATAGAAGAGAACTA TTCAGATTCAGAAGATGACAGAAACTTTCTTGATAAATGTATCCCAAAGTCAGATAAAGTTTTGGATGACGATTCGATCATTGTGGTTTACACGATGACCGGAACTGACAAACTGTATACTGATTTTGAGTACCCGATTCAGAATGCGAATCTGGAAAATgttgaaaaagtttttaaactcgTGGAAATTGATATCTCAGAAGTTAACAACAATTCATTTCTATCAAAACCGAAAAAATCTTTTGTTAAACAACAACCGGCAAACAAATCGGGAAAGAAAAATGAATGGGTAGGTAACAATGGTAATAACAAGAGACATGGTAATGATTACAAAAAGAAAAGTGTTGGTTTTGAGAAGCAAATGGCTAAGAAACAAGTTAAGCCAAAAGAAAAATTGAGTGAAGTGTTTGTGGCTGGTAATAATACAGAAGTCGAAAAGGATTATATCTTTAGTAAGCAAGCAATTGACGATTTTATTGCGGCCAAAAAGATAAGAGACGAGACCAACagatccacttttgttgaatatgACAAAAGAATCTATTATCGATGCAATGAAATCGGTTACATGACCAAACAATGTGTCAAAAAGATGATAAAACCAGTTTTccataaaccaaaaccaaaaattTCAAGAGATGTTAAGGGAAAATCACCTATG ACTTCAAAGGTTTATCCTAAAACAAAGACTTCCCAAAGTCAATCATGGGTGGAGAAACCTAAACAATCTTTTGTAACCACCGATGAGAAAATTGaatttgagttagaaaagttgattGAAGAATTCCAACCTATCAAGGAAGGAGCTCTAAAATCAAAATCCGAACCTGATGTTCCAAATGTTGTTTTTAACATTCCAAAACTTGACAAA gggCTTCCAAGGTCTATCATTTCTAAATGGATAATGGATAGCGGCGCCTCACGGCACATGACAGGGATGTTAGCACTGCTATACGACGTCAAATCAATCAATGGATGTTATGTCGGGTTTGCTGGAACTCAAGGTGGAAGAATTGTTGATGAAGGAATTCTTACTAACGGAGTCATATCATTTGATAAAGTGAACTACATTGCTGAGTTAGAAAACAATTTGTTGAGCATCTCTCAGATTTGTGACAAGTCGTTTACTGTTCATTTTACAAAAGATGAATGTCTGATTCTTAAACCAAGGTTTAAGATACCCGAAGAAATGGTGTTGATGCGCGCTCCTCGTGAAAACGATCTTTATGTACTAGACATGAGTGTTGCAACAACGACAGATAAAAAGGAACAATGCTTTGTGAGTAAGACGAAGGCGACGGAGAAAGAATCCATCATGTGGCATCGTAAAATGGGCCATATTCACTTGAGGAAAATGAATTTTTTAgttcataatgatcttgttgaAGGTGTTAATTTGAAAAGCTTCCATCTTAACGATGACTGTATTGAATGCAAAAAAGGGAAGTAG